A window of Lentibacillus sp. Marseille-P4043 contains these coding sequences:
- the istB gene encoding IS21-like element helper ATPase IstB codes for MEQQTKLIELCKDLRLPSIRKMVQDSSNFKHPERAYDVLLQVLTQEKADRLIRAKQNRIRAANFPQKKLLDELVEEALPKPAQQKLPDLKTLYFIKEGRNVILTGPPGTGKTHLAIGLGMEACLAGYRVFFATVPSFINQLKEHRSERTLRSFELKFEKYDLVILDELGYISFDKEGAELLFSHLSLRADRKSTIITSNLSFLKWQEIFHDAVLTAALTDRLTHKSHVLNMNGTSYRMRETEDWIKNN; via the coding sequence ATGGAACAACAAACAAAGCTAATTGAGTTATGTAAGGATTTAAGACTACCAAGCATTCGAAAAATGGTTCAGGATTCTAGCAATTTTAAACATCCAGAACGGGCATATGATGTATTACTTCAAGTATTAACACAGGAAAAAGCAGATCGATTAATTCGCGCAAAGCAAAACCGAATTAGGGCTGCGAATTTTCCACAAAAGAAATTGTTAGATGAATTAGTAGAAGAAGCATTACCAAAGCCAGCGCAACAAAAACTACCAGACCTAAAAACCCTATACTTTATTAAAGAGGGCCGGAATGTCATTTTGACAGGCCCTCCTGGAACCGGTAAAACGCATCTAGCTATTGGGTTAGGAATGGAAGCATGTTTAGCCGGATATCGTGTTTTCTTTGCGACAGTGCCTTCTTTTATTAATCAATTGAAGGAACATCGCTCGGAACGCACATTACGATCATTTGAATTAAAATTTGAAAAGTATGATCTCGTAATATTGGATGAATTAGGATATATCTCATTTGATAAAGAAGGAGCTGAATTACTGTTTTCCCATCTATCCTTAAGGGCAGATCGAAAGTCAACGATCATCACCAGTAATTTGTCATTTTTAAAGTGGCAAGAGATCTTCCACGATGCCGTATTAACAGCAGCATTAACGGATCGTTTAACTCATAAGTCACACGTTTTAAATATGAATGGTACTTCTTATCGAATGAGAGAAACAGAAGATTGGATTAAAAATAACTAA